In one window of Qipengyuania profundimaris DNA:
- a CDS encoding citrate synthase, translating into MADNKATLDLGDQTQEFPVLQGSVGPDVIDIRKLYGGTGKFTYDPGYKSTASCESALTYIDGEEGVLLHRGYPIGQLAEHSSFMEVAYLLLNGELPGKEELDDFDYTITRHTMLHDQLRQFYQGFRRDAHPMAIMCGVVGALSAFYHDSTDISDPEHRKISSHRLIAKMPTIAAWAYKYAIGQPFMQPDNNLSYTGNFLRMTFGVPAEEYEIHPAIEKAMDRIFILHADHEQNASTSTVRLAGSSGANPFACIAAGIACLWGPAHGGANEAALNMLQEIGSPDKIPHYIERAKDKNDPFRLMGFGHRVYKNYDPRATVMQKTLREVFEALNVSDPVFETALRLEELALNDDYFKEKKLFPNVDFYSGIILNSIGFPTTMFTALFALARTVGWVAQWNEMISDPGQVIGRPRQLYTGPTERDYVPMDKR; encoded by the coding sequence GTGGCCGACAACAAGGCAACTCTCGATCTGGGCGACCAGACCCAGGAATTCCCCGTACTTCAGGGCAGCGTCGGCCCCGATGTCATCGACATCCGCAAGCTGTACGGCGGCACCGGCAAGTTCACTTACGATCCCGGCTACAAGTCCACCGCCAGCTGCGAAAGCGCGCTGACCTATATCGACGGTGAAGAAGGCGTCCTGCTGCACCGCGGTTACCCTATCGGCCAGCTGGCAGAACATTCCAGCTTCATGGAAGTCGCCTACCTGCTCCTGAACGGCGAGCTGCCGGGTAAGGAAGAGCTGGACGATTTCGACTATACGATCACGCGGCACACCATGCTGCACGACCAGCTGCGCCAGTTCTACCAGGGCTTCCGCCGCGACGCGCACCCGATGGCGATCATGTGCGGCGTGGTGGGTGCCCTGTCGGCGTTCTATCACGACAGCACCGACATTTCCGATCCCGAGCACCGCAAGATCAGCAGCCACCGCCTGATCGCCAAAATGCCGACGATCGCCGCCTGGGCCTATAAGTATGCCATCGGCCAGCCTTTCATGCAGCCGGACAACAACTTGAGCTACACCGGCAACTTCCTGCGCATGACCTTCGGCGTCCCGGCCGAGGAGTACGAGATCCATCCTGCTATCGAAAAGGCAATGGACCGGATTTTCATCCTCCACGCCGATCACGAGCAGAACGCCTCGACCTCGACTGTCCGCCTCGCCGGATCGTCGGGCGCGAACCCGTTTGCTTGTATCGCCGCCGGTATCGCATGCCTGTGGGGCCCGGCGCATGGCGGCGCCAACGAAGCTGCGCTCAACATGCTTCAGGAGATCGGTTCGCCCGACAAGATCCCGCATTATATCGAGCGTGCAAAGGACAAGAACGACCCGTTCCGCCTGATGGGCTTCGGGCATCGCGTCTACAAGAACTACGACCCGCGCGCGACGGTGATGCAAAAGACGCTGCGCGAAGTGTTCGAGGCACTCAACGTAAGCGATCCGGTGTTCGAGACGGCGCTGCGCCTCGAGGAACTCGCGCTGAACGACGATTACTTCAAGGAAAAGAAGCTTTTCCCGAACGTCGACTTCTACTCGGGCATCATCCTGAATTCGATCGGCTTCCCGACGACCATGTTCACCGCGCTCTTCGCCCTCGCCCGCACCGTCGGCTGGGTGGCGCAGTGGAACGAGATGATCTCCGATCCCGGCCAGGTCATCGGTCGTCCGCGCCAGCTCTACACTGGCCCGACCGAGCGCGATTACGTGCCGATGGACAAGCGGTAA
- a CDS encoding sensor histidine kinase: MASVGTSYIASAKADAEGRLVEAGEPLASLQEACGGQIGGPIAIPELQALVDKANAYGLRLARQFTAIDGENSITAWVEITPKLGNDGTIWQSAIDVVSWHSEELPPENELDATRRRIEINRHLADCTVRLSPSQGVLSVETEAPDLAVFVDAARGGIGRPWTDFVHLPGSTHEQPLHWRLLDGSRCEIDGSKRAWTAHLEPLGKGEPGSAGFALYLTADTPAAGVEAAENGAGIEGASFGRDLTPVLRQPINRIIANAETIRTKLAGPIADEYSSYAADIATAAQHLLALIDDLSDLEVVESDQFVTAPDRIELADVARRACGILGVRAQEKGITLVPPVEGESQLAIAEFRRVLQILLNLVGNAIRYAPEDSQVWIRLDRIGSRALITVADQGHGLDEEQQARVFEKFERLGRSGDGGSGLGLYISRRIARAMDGDLTVESAPGQGARFTLSVPAAEEMRSEKRDGPGRDIPDDDTNA; encoded by the coding sequence ATGGCCAGCGTCGGCACAAGCTATATCGCATCTGCCAAGGCCGATGCCGAGGGGCGGCTCGTCGAAGCCGGTGAACCGCTCGCGAGCCTGCAGGAAGCCTGCGGAGGGCAGATCGGAGGCCCGATCGCCATTCCCGAGTTGCAGGCCCTGGTCGACAAGGCCAATGCTTACGGCCTTCGGCTCGCCCGCCAATTTACAGCCATCGATGGCGAGAACAGCATCACTGCGTGGGTAGAGATCACCCCGAAACTCGGCAACGATGGAACTATCTGGCAGAGCGCAATCGATGTCGTCAGCTGGCACAGCGAAGAGCTGCCGCCGGAGAACGAGCTCGACGCCACGCGGCGCCGGATCGAGATCAACCGGCATCTGGCAGATTGCACTGTCAGGCTGAGCCCGTCGCAGGGCGTGCTGTCGGTAGAGACCGAGGCACCCGACCTTGCAGTATTCGTGGACGCCGCGCGCGGGGGGATAGGCCGGCCCTGGACCGATTTCGTCCATTTGCCAGGCAGCACCCACGAGCAGCCGCTCCACTGGCGCTTGCTCGATGGTTCGCGCTGCGAAATCGACGGGTCCAAGCGCGCATGGACGGCGCATCTGGAACCGCTCGGGAAGGGCGAGCCGGGTAGTGCAGGCTTCGCCCTCTACCTGACTGCTGACACGCCTGCTGCGGGCGTAGAGGCTGCGGAAAACGGTGCCGGTATCGAAGGCGCATCCTTCGGTCGCGACCTCACGCCGGTCCTCCGCCAACCGATCAATCGCATCATCGCCAACGCCGAAACGATTAGGACGAAGCTAGCGGGGCCGATTGCTGACGAATACAGTTCCTATGCGGCCGATATCGCTACCGCGGCCCAGCATCTATTGGCGCTGATTGACGACCTCTCAGACCTAGAAGTCGTCGAATCAGACCAATTCGTTACCGCGCCGGACCGTATCGAGCTTGCCGACGTCGCGCGGCGGGCCTGCGGCATTCTCGGCGTTCGCGCGCAGGAGAAGGGCATCACGCTGGTGCCTCCTGTGGAAGGCGAGAGCCAGCTGGCCATCGCCGAATTCCGGCGGGTGTTACAGATCCTGCTCAACCTCGTCGGCAACGCGATCCGCTATGCGCCTGAAGACAGTCAGGTCTGGATCCGGCTCGACCGGATCGGCAGCCGCGCGCTCATCACTGTGGCAGACCAGGGTCACGGCCTTGACGAGGAGCAGCAGGCGCGAGTGTTCGAGAAGTTCGAGCGCTTGGGGCGCAGCGGCGATGGTGGCTCTGGCCTTGGGCTCTATATTTCACGCCGGATCGCACGCGCGATGGACGGCGATCTCACAGTCGAAAGCGCACCGGGGCAGGGCGCGCGTTTCACGCTCTCAGTCCCCGCCGCCGAAGAGATGCGATCGGAGAAGCGCGATGGTCCGGGGCGCGATATTCCTGACGACGACACGAACGCCTGA
- a CDS encoding Hpt domain-containing protein, whose product MAYHSSDFEAAIGAAAGADEALQAELKAAFAQSVARQADLLGRARCDGNWLVAAERLQGLAASFHAHELAALAREALEGAPGDPGIVVRIRNFSEELAFRD is encoded by the coding sequence ATGGCCTATCATTCGTCAGATTTCGAAGCCGCTATCGGTGCAGCTGCCGGTGCCGACGAGGCGCTGCAGGCCGAGCTGAAGGCTGCTTTCGCGCAGAGCGTTGCACGGCAGGCCGATTTGCTGGGCAGGGCGCGGTGCGACGGGAACTGGCTGGTCGCTGCCGAACGCCTCCAGGGACTGGCTGCCAGCTTCCACGCGCATGAACTGGCGGCGTTGGCCCGCGAGGCGCTGGAGGGCGCACCGGGCGACCCGGGAATAGTCGTCCGCATCCGTAACTTCAGCGAGGAACTTGCTTTCCGGGACTGA
- a CDS encoding ATPase translates to MIKAVSDETSVDEIEIEGYQQPVDESSDEFEEFYDADVEEYEEFVAEDDDPSLRRQWVAPALAMTVIVAWTAFFVWANRSEMLAGGTAQQWTGWITSWAILVLLVVSLWMLAVRNSRREARRFGEVARSLSEESARLEAKLAVVNRELSLAREFLGSQTRDLEYLGRSASERISEHADRLQGLIHDNGERVDAIARVSDAALENMDKLRDNLPVIANSAKDVSNQIGGAGRTAKSQLDELVAGFRRLNEFGTASERQVASLRERVDEALVAFEAQTEQLGTIAEQRFAVLREESEAFRGELDGREVDALAAMRGRAETLRAELAETGQQTSAEHETAVAHLRVQLDSLRDEAATIAAEVRQGEATALASWGHQIDAMRERLELTVQEIKAIDQSALDSANEKLKALFAEAEAVDARITERNRLFDEQTAGRQARFDAAEEAALATMHERLEALDNALATKRAAQLEQADKLAREGDALAEKIGRLGEVFDAVHRQGQEASGSVAEGVDALNAKLVESREALDGTDMAVAALTDASVRLLELIQASAHQSRNDLPNAMTASEERLAAIEIRAREVHSLLDQARQAGEQASTSMDTAGNQAREAMEDIDRFQADFGETTAAQVDSIERLRSSVAALGSENEAVATKAQEELREAIEALQTSARSALAAIENEQADRIDQIAAKVGEKSAESIEKALAEHTDEALAKLEEATTRSSEAGREVTRQLRDQLAKVNELTGNLESRIAHARERATEDVDNDFSRRVALITESLNSNAIDIAKALSTEVTDTSWASYLRGDRGIFTRRAVRLVDNTEAREIAELYDADHDFREHVSRYIHDFEAMLRTMLSTRDGHAVSVTLLSSDMGKLYVVLAQALERLRQ, encoded by the coding sequence ATGATCAAGGCTGTCTCCGACGAGACATCGGTCGATGAAATTGAAATCGAGGGTTACCAGCAGCCTGTCGATGAAAGCTCGGACGAATTCGAGGAATTTTACGACGCGGATGTGGAAGAGTACGAGGAATTCGTCGCCGAAGACGATGACCCCTCACTTCGTCGCCAATGGGTTGCGCCGGCTCTTGCCATGACTGTTATCGTAGCATGGACCGCCTTCTTCGTGTGGGCGAACCGGAGCGAAATGCTCGCAGGGGGCACGGCGCAGCAATGGACCGGCTGGATTACCAGCTGGGCGATCCTCGTCCTTCTCGTGGTGAGCTTGTGGATGCTGGCCGTCCGCAATTCCCGGCGCGAGGCGCGCCGGTTCGGCGAAGTTGCACGGTCGCTGTCGGAGGAGTCGGCGCGTCTCGAGGCGAAGCTCGCCGTGGTGAACAGAGAACTCAGCCTCGCGCGCGAATTTCTCGGCTCGCAGACGCGCGATCTCGAATATCTTGGCCGCTCGGCAAGCGAGCGGATTTCAGAACATGCCGACCGCCTTCAAGGGCTCATCCACGACAATGGCGAGCGAGTGGATGCAATCGCCCGCGTCAGCGACGCCGCACTCGAGAACATGGACAAACTTCGGGACAACCTCCCGGTCATCGCCAACTCGGCCAAGGATGTGTCCAACCAAATCGGCGGCGCCGGGCGGACGGCGAAATCCCAACTGGACGAGCTGGTTGCGGGCTTTCGCCGACTTAACGAATTCGGCACCGCGAGCGAGCGGCAAGTCGCTTCCCTTCGAGAGCGCGTCGACGAAGCGCTCGTGGCCTTCGAGGCGCAGACCGAGCAGCTCGGCACCATCGCAGAGCAGCGTTTCGCGGTCCTCCGAGAGGAGAGCGAAGCATTTCGCGGGGAACTGGACGGGCGCGAAGTCGATGCCCTCGCCGCAATGCGCGGTCGAGCCGAGACCTTGCGCGCAGAACTTGCCGAGACCGGGCAGCAAACGTCGGCGGAGCATGAGACTGCTGTGGCGCATTTGCGGGTCCAGCTCGACAGCCTGCGCGATGAAGCCGCGACGATCGCTGCCGAGGTGCGCCAAGGCGAAGCAACGGCCTTGGCGAGCTGGGGCCACCAGATCGACGCCATGCGCGAACGGCTTGAACTCACCGTCCAAGAGATCAAGGCGATCGACCAGTCCGCTCTCGACTCCGCGAATGAGAAGCTGAAGGCCCTCTTTGCCGAAGCCGAAGCCGTCGATGCCCGCATCACCGAACGCAACCGGCTGTTCGACGAACAGACCGCTGGGCGACAGGCGAGATTCGACGCGGCCGAGGAAGCGGCGTTGGCGACCATGCACGAAAGGCTCGAAGCGCTAGACAACGCGCTGGCCACCAAGCGCGCCGCTCAGCTCGAGCAGGCCGACAAGCTAGCTCGCGAGGGCGATGCGCTGGCGGAGAAGATCGGCCGTCTCGGAGAAGTGTTCGATGCCGTCCACCGGCAGGGCCAGGAAGCCAGCGGCAGCGTTGCCGAGGGCGTCGATGCGCTCAACGCGAAGCTTGTGGAAAGCCGCGAAGCGCTCGACGGTACGGATATGGCCGTGGCCGCACTTACGGATGCGAGCGTACGCCTGCTCGAACTCATTCAGGCGAGCGCCCATCAAAGCCGCAACGACCTGCCCAATGCGATGACTGCAAGCGAGGAACGCCTTGCGGCCATCGAGATCCGCGCCCGCGAGGTCCACTCGCTGCTCGACCAGGCTCGACAGGCCGGAGAGCAGGCCAGCACAAGCATGGACACAGCCGGGAACCAGGCCCGCGAGGCGATGGAAGACATCGACCGCTTCCAGGCCGATTTCGGGGAAACCACCGCGGCACAGGTCGACAGCATCGAACGGCTCCGCTCGAGCGTCGCAGCGCTCGGCTCCGAAAACGAAGCCGTGGCGACGAAAGCGCAAGAAGAATTGCGCGAGGCGATCGAGGCGCTGCAGACAAGCGCGCGGTCCGCCCTCGCGGCTATCGAAAACGAGCAAGCCGACCGGATCGATCAGATCGCGGCGAAAGTCGGCGAGAAGAGCGCCGAGTCGATCGAGAAGGCGCTCGCGGAACATACCGATGAAGCACTGGCGAAGCTCGAAGAAGCGACGACACGCTCCTCCGAAGCGGGGCGGGAAGTTACGCGGCAGCTGCGCGACCAGCTCGCCAAGGTCAATGAATTGACCGGCAATCTGGAGAGCCGCATCGCCCATGCGCGCGAACGGGCGACCGAGGATGTCGACAACGACTTCTCCCGCCGCGTCGCGCTCATCACCGAAAGTCTGAATTCCAACGCTATCGACATCGCCAAGGCTCTATCGACCGAGGTGACCGACACGTCCTGGGCAAGCTACCTTCGCGGCGATCGCGGCATTTTCACCCGCCGTGCCGTGCGGCTGGTCGACAATACCGAAGCACGGGAGATCGCCGAACTCTACGATGCGGACCACGATTTCCGCGAGCATGTCAGCCGCTACATCCATGACTTCGAGGCGATGCTGCGGACGATGCTCAGTACCCGTGACGGGCACGCCGTCAGCGTCACATTGCTATCAAGCGATATGGGCAAGCTCTATGTGGTGCTGGCACAGGCGCTCGAACGCCTGCGGCAATAA
- a CDS encoding DUF1467 family protein: MQWTSILAIYFLFLVFSAFVLLPFGVRTHDEAGIEKVPGQADSAPVEFRPGRLMVRAIVLAAVLTTLYVANYINGWIGPEDLIFWGPSAG; the protein is encoded by the coding sequence ATGCAGTGGACCAGCATCCTCGCGATCTATTTCCTCTTCCTTGTGTTCAGCGCTTTCGTGTTGCTGCCTTTCGGCGTCCGCACACATGACGAGGCTGGGATCGAGAAGGTGCCAGGGCAGGCCGATAGCGCTCCGGTCGAGTTCCGCCCGGGGCGGCTGATGGTGCGCGCCATTGTGCTCGCTGCCGTCCTGACGACGCTTTACGTCGCGAATTACATCAATGGCTGGATCGGGCCGGAAGACCTGATCTTCTGGGGACCTTCCGCCGGCTGA
- a CDS encoding ribonuclease J, protein MKKNFTPEDELLFLALGGSGEIGMNVNLYGCQGRWLMVDLGMTFSGDQYPGVDLVFADLEFIEDRVEQLEAIVITHAHEDHIGAVPYFAADLGVPIYATPFTAELVRRKLQEAGIENEIELNIIEDDHGSFAVGPFEVTYIPLAHSIAEGNALLIETPHGRIFHTGDWKLDEDPIIGQPTTEEELTEIGDEGVLALVCDSTNVFNPAPSGSEGAVYKGLLEEVQRHSGKRVLVTTFASNVARLQTLGDVARETGRQVCVAGRSLDRIIEVSQANGYLTDFPDPVDFDTAMGLPRGDLLILATGGQGEPRAALARIADENHPLELVRGDVVLFSSRQIPGNEISIGAVQNKLAARGITMVTDRQSMIHVSGHPGRPELEALYGWIRPDVLVPVHGEMRHMQEQARLGAANAIPSNVVQQNGDIIRLAPGAPGKIAEVRAGRLVLDGDIIAPADGEAITMRRRLMREGVVIVALDGDLNPRLDSLGLPLDEDYPEFVEEAQADIVAAIGKLKGNARKDPALVHEAARLAARRAAQRWSGKRPQVRVILPNL, encoded by the coding sequence GTGAAGAAAAATTTTACTCCGGAAGACGAACTGCTGTTCCTCGCGCTCGGCGGCTCGGGCGAGATCGGCATGAATGTCAATCTATACGGCTGTCAGGGTCGTTGGCTGATGGTCGATCTGGGTATGACCTTCTCGGGCGACCAGTATCCCGGTGTGGATCTCGTATTCGCCGATCTCGAATTCATCGAGGATCGCGTGGAGCAACTCGAAGCCATCGTGATTACCCACGCGCATGAGGACCACATCGGCGCCGTCCCATACTTCGCCGCCGATCTCGGCGTGCCGATTTATGCGACGCCGTTCACAGCGGAACTGGTGCGGCGCAAGCTGCAGGAAGCGGGCATCGAGAACGAGATTGAACTCAACATCATCGAGGACGATCACGGCAGTTTCGCCGTCGGGCCTTTCGAGGTCACCTACATTCCGCTCGCCCATTCGATCGCGGAGGGCAATGCGCTGTTGATCGAGACCCCGCACGGCCGCATTTTTCACACTGGCGACTGGAAGCTGGACGAGGATCCGATCATCGGCCAGCCGACCACCGAGGAAGAGCTGACCGAGATCGGCGATGAGGGCGTGCTGGCGCTGGTGTGCGACAGCACGAATGTCTTCAATCCAGCACCTAGTGGGTCCGAAGGAGCGGTCTACAAGGGCCTGCTCGAGGAGGTCCAGCGTCACAGCGGCAAGCGCGTGCTGGTGACGACCTTCGCCAGCAATGTCGCCCGGCTTCAGACCCTCGGCGATGTCGCGCGCGAAACGGGCCGGCAGGTCTGCGTGGCCGGGCGCTCGCTCGACCGGATTATCGAGGTGTCGCAGGCGAATGGATATCTCACCGATTTCCCCGATCCGGTCGATTTCGATACTGCGATGGGCCTGCCGCGCGGCGACTTGCTGATCCTCGCGACCGGGGGGCAGGGCGAACCGCGCGCGGCGCTGGCCCGGATCGCCGACGAAAACCACCCGCTCGAACTTGTGCGCGGTGACGTGGTGCTGTTCTCGAGCCGCCAGATTCCGGGCAACGAGATCAGCATCGGCGCGGTGCAGAATAAGCTGGCCGCGCGCGGCATCACCATGGTGACCGACCGGCAGAGCATGATTCACGTGTCCGGCCATCCCGGTCGCCCCGAGCTCGAGGCGCTGTATGGCTGGATCCGCCCGGACGTCCTCGTGCCGGTTCACGGCGAGATGCGGCATATGCAGGAGCAGGCACGGCTCGGCGCGGCAAACGCGATTCCGTCGAACGTCGTGCAGCAAAACGGCGATATCATCCGCCTCGCGCCCGGCGCTCCGGGCAAGATCGCCGAGGTGAGGGCAGGGCGGCTCGTACTCGATGGCGACATCATCGCGCCTGCGGATGGCGAGGCGATCACCATGCGCCGCCGGCTCATGCGCGAGGGCGTGGTAATCGTCGCGCTCGATGGCGACCTCAATCCCCGGCTCGACAGCCTCGGCCTGCCGCTCGACGAGGACTACCCCGAATTTGTCGAAGAGGCGCAGGCCGACATCGTGGCGGCGATCGGCAAGCTCAAGGGCAATGCGCGCAAGGACCCGGCACTGGTTCACGAAGCGGCTCGGCTCGCGGCCCGGCGTGCCGCACAGCGCTGGTCGGGCAAGCGTCCGCAAGTGCGCGTCATTCTGCCGAACCTGTGA
- a CDS encoding type III pantothenate kinase, which produces MLLAADVGNTNVVFALFDGRTIKARWRIATDPRRTGDEYAVWLLQLAKLQGFEKNDIEQVIIGSVVPRAIHNLTVLSEKYLGITPLVAGQGDADWGFELDIEQPSSLGADRALNTLAAHEKYEGDLIVIDFGTATTFDAVDFTGAYKGGIIAPGINLSLDALVGNTAKLPRIAIEKPKSDSVIGRNTEDQMLIGVFWGYVSLIEGLISRMKKEVGRPAKVVATGGLAILFDEHTDLFDVVDADLTLEGLALLAERAA; this is translated from the coding sequence ATGCTGCTCGCGGCCGATGTCGGTAACACCAATGTGGTCTTTGCCCTCTTCGACGGGCGGACGATCAAGGCACGCTGGCGCATCGCCACCGATCCACGGCGCACCGGCGACGAATATGCCGTCTGGCTGCTTCAGCTCGCGAAGCTCCAGGGCTTCGAGAAAAACGATATCGAGCAGGTCATCATCGGTTCGGTCGTGCCCCGGGCGATCCACAACCTCACTGTCCTGTCGGAGAAATATCTCGGCATCACGCCGCTCGTCGCAGGACAGGGCGATGCCGACTGGGGCTTCGAGCTGGATATCGAGCAGCCGAGTTCGCTCGGCGCCGATCGCGCGCTCAACACGCTCGCCGCGCATGAGAAATACGAAGGCGATTTGATCGTGATCGATTTCGGGACCGCAACCACTTTCGATGCAGTCGATTTCACCGGCGCCTATAAAGGCGGCATCATCGCGCCCGGCATCAACCTGTCGCTGGATGCACTGGTCGGCAACACCGCCAAACTGCCGCGCATCGCGATCGAAAAGCCGAAGAGCGATAGCGTTATCGGTCGCAATACCGAGGACCAGATGCTGATCGGCGTGTTCTGGGGCTACGTCTCGCTTATCGAGGGATTGATCTCGCGCATGAAGAAGGAAGTGGGGCGTCCGGCCAAGGTGGTCGCCACCGGCGGGCTCGCCATCCTGTTCGACGAGCACACCGACCTGTTCGACGTGGTCGATGCGGACCTCACCCTGGAAGGACTGGCCCTGCTGGCGGAGCGTGCTGCGTGA
- a CDS encoding biotin--[acetyl-CoA-carboxylase] ligase has translation MIRVVAETGSTNSDLAEQLRRGEGVHEGQWLVADRQVAGRGRQGRTWFDGSGNFMGSTIVRPHPRDPQPASLALMTGLALYEAIAPLLSPPQVPMLKWPNDLMLGSAKLAGILLEREGNAIVVGIGANLAAAPDLPDRETVALSAFAPAPDRDHFAHCLAASFDRELDRWRTYGLEPLVRRWIEASHPAGTLLTVHPPGEEPITAEFAGLTAEGALSLRLADGARRVIHAGDVMLAKQEG, from the coding sequence GTGATCCGCGTCGTCGCCGAAACCGGCTCGACCAATAGCGATCTGGCGGAGCAGCTTCGCCGCGGGGAGGGAGTGCACGAGGGTCAATGGCTCGTCGCCGACCGGCAGGTCGCCGGGCGCGGGCGCCAAGGTCGGACGTGGTTCGACGGGTCTGGCAATTTCATGGGATCGACCATCGTGCGTCCCCATCCACGCGATCCGCAACCCGCCAGCCTCGCCCTGATGACTGGCCTCGCGCTCTATGAAGCGATTGCTCCGCTATTGTCGCCACCGCAAGTCCCGATGCTTAAATGGCCCAACGACCTCATGCTCGGCTCCGCCAAGCTCGCCGGGATCCTGCTGGAGCGGGAAGGGAACGCCATCGTGGTGGGCATCGGGGCAAATCTCGCAGCTGCGCCCGATCTCCCGGATCGCGAAACAGTCGCCCTCAGCGCATTTGCCCCGGCGCCCGATCGCGACCATTTCGCTCACTGCCTCGCTGCGTCGTTCGATCGCGAGCTCGACCGCTGGCGCACTTATGGTCTCGAACCACTCGTACGCCGCTGGATAGAGGCGTCGCATCCCGCAGGCACTCTGCTCACCGTGCATCCACCCGGCGAGGAACCGATCACGGCGGAATTCGCTGGATTGACAGCCGAAGGCGCGCTTTCACTGCGCTTGGCGGATGGCGCGCGGCGTGTCATCCATGCCGGCGACGTGATGCTCGCCAAACAGGAGGGATGA
- the nuoN gene encoding NADH-quinone oxidoreductase subunit NuoN, with product MNLASSLYFTGAEVGLSIVGLVLLLVSAWGGPRSARLVTILAVSALVGATLFSGHLFDLAASSTAGRAFGDLYRADTFGSFAKILIYLATIAVLMVTPRFFDQRGAYRPEYPVLMLFNAVGMGMMVSATDLMTLYIGLEMSSLASYVLASFLRNDTRSAEAGLKYFVLGALASGIILYGVSLVYGFTGSTNYEGIRAAFAIEFSTGALFGVVFVLAGLAFKVSAVPFHMWTPDVYEGAPTPVTAFFATAPKVAAMAMLVRMAMEPFAGEVDAWRQIVIFAALASIVVGALGAIGQQNLKRLLAYSSINNVGFILIGLAAATPAGVAGVLTYLAIYVAMTVGSFTALLMLRDPMGQNLETFDDIAGLSTNRPALAWCLLALMFSLAGIPPLFGFWGKFVVFQAAVQADLVALAAIGIAASVIGAFYYIKFVKVMFFDDATREVETESPIGHWIVLGLSVAIISPLGYFLTIPLGEWSAAAAASFAAAM from the coding sequence ATGAATCTCGCCAGTTCCCTCTATTTCACCGGCGCCGAGGTCGGGCTTTCGATCGTCGGCCTCGTACTGCTGCTGGTATCGGCCTGGGGCGGTCCACGCTCGGCACGCCTGGTCACCATTCTCGCCGTATCGGCGCTCGTTGGCGCGACGCTGTTCAGCGGGCACCTGTTCGATCTTGCCGCCAGTTCGACGGCAGGTCGCGCGTTCGGCGATCTCTATCGCGCAGACACGTTTGGTAGCTTCGCGAAGATCCTCATCTATCTCGCGACGATTGCTGTGCTGATGGTCACGCCACGCTTCTTCGACCAGCGCGGGGCTTACCGTCCGGAATATCCGGTGCTGATGCTGTTCAATGCCGTCGGCATGGGGATGATGGTTTCCGCCACCGATCTGATGACGCTCTACATCGGCCTCGAGATGTCGAGCTTGGCGAGCTACGTGCTCGCCAGCTTCCTGCGTAACGACACGCGCTCGGCGGAAGCTGGATTGAAGTACTTCGTCCTCGGCGCGCTCGCCTCTGGCATCATCCTGTATGGCGTTAGCTTGGTTTACGGCTTCACCGGCAGCACCAATTACGAAGGCATTCGTGCAGCCTTTGCCATAGAATTCTCGACGGGCGCATTGTTCGGCGTTGTCTTCGTGCTGGCAGGACTTGCCTTCAAGGTCAGCGCCGTACCGTTCCACATGTGGACGCCAGACGTCTATGAAGGCGCGCCGACCCCGGTCACCGCCTTTTTCGCCACTGCGCCCAAGGTGGCGGCCATGGCCATGCTCGTCCGCATGGCGATGGAACCGTTCGCAGGCGAAGTGGACGCGTGGCGCCAGATCGTGATCTTTGCCGCGCTTGCGTCCATCGTGGTCGGTGCGCTCGGCGCAATCGGCCAGCAGAACCTGAAGCGCCTGCTCGCTTACTCCTCAATCAACAATGTCGGCTTCATCCTCATCGGGCTCGCCGCAGCGACACCCGCTGGCGTGGCCGGTGTGTTGACGTATCTGGCAATCTATGTCGCGATGACGGTCGGCAGCTTCACTGCGCTGCTGATGCTCCGCGATCCGATGGGGCAGAATCTCGAAACCTTCGACGACATCGCCGGGCTCTCCACTAACCGGCCTGCGCTCGCGTGGTGCCTGCTGGCGCTCATGTTCAGCCTGGCCGGCATCCCGCCGCTGTTCGGTTTCTGGGGCAAGTTCGTCGTCTTCCAGGCAGCCGTCCAAGCCGATCTGGTCGCACTGGCCGCCATCGGCATTGCCGCCAGCGTCATCGGCGCCTTCTACTACATCAAGTTCGTCAAGGTGATGTTCTTCGACGACGCCACGCGCGAAGTTGAAACAGAAAGCCCGATCGGCCACTGGATCGTTCTGGGCCTCAGCGTCGCGATCATCTCGCCGCTGGGTTATTTCCTGACCATCCCGCTCGGTGAATGGAGTGCGGCTGCTGCGGCGAGCTTCGCCGCCGCGATGTGA